One stretch of Dissulfurimicrobium hydrothermale DNA includes these proteins:
- a CDS encoding ABC transporter permease: MFVSKFLSESFAVAKTELKKLMRDPTELFSRAVQPFLWLAVFGQVLNRVRGIHSGHVDYLAFITPGILAQSVLFSAIFHGIAVIWERDLGVIHKLLVSPAYRASLVFGKAISAGFRGIVQAIVIFFITFFLGIDIAHGPVTILGVVICVLMGSAIFSTFSLIVACLVKTRERFMGVGQVLTMPMFFASNAIYPLKLMPEWLQAIARLNPLTYLVDALRGLLIGGGQGLYGLKEDLSILAVIFLALFTVAARLYPTLIR; the protein is encoded by the coding sequence ATGTTCGTATCGAAGTTTTTAAGTGAGAGTTTTGCGGTAGCAAAGACAGAATTAAAAAAACTCATGCGGGATCCGACCGAGCTATTTTCCAGGGCGGTGCAGCCTTTCTTGTGGCTTGCCGTATTCGGTCAGGTGCTGAACAGGGTAAGGGGGATACATTCGGGCCATGTGGACTATCTCGCCTTTATCACCCCTGGGATACTTGCGCAGAGCGTCCTCTTCAGTGCAATCTTCCATGGAATAGCAGTCATCTGGGAGCGAGACCTCGGTGTTATACACAAACTTCTCGTGAGCCCGGCCTATCGTGCTTCGCTTGTCTTCGGGAAGGCCATTTCTGCCGGTTTTAGGGGGATCGTCCAGGCCATCGTGATCTTTTTCATCACCTTTTTTCTAGGGATCGACATCGCCCACGGGCCGGTGACCATCCTGGGCGTGGTGATCTGCGTGCTCATGGGTTCCGCCATCTTTTCCACCTTTTCCTTGATCGTAGCATGTTTGGTAAAGACTCGTGAACGTTTTATGGGAGTGGGGCAGGTGCTTACGATGCCCATGTTCTTTGCAAGCAATGCGATCTATCCTCTGAAACTGATGCCTGAATGGCTGCAAGCCATCGCAAGGTTAAACCCGCTTACCTATCTCGTGGATGCGCTTAGGGGGCTTTTGATCGGGGGCGGGCAGGGGCTTTACGGCCTAAAGGAAGACCTTTCGATACTTGCTGTTATCTTTCTTGCTTTGTTTACCGTTGCTGCAAGGCTGTATCCGACGCTGATCAGGTAG
- a CDS encoding HD domain-containing phosphohydrolase — protein MADINFVTPKLAYAEKGPDRSEQFRIMVVDDEQAVREAIAQYFTGLDGFDVIDASNAFDALMLLHNLERVDCIISDINMPGMDGLEFIRRVKEKDRTIIAIVITGLPSMNLIIDAMRAGASDFIAKPFKFNQLQVIMERAMRERKILIENLFLTEELKAKKVIEEINSRLEKKIKEQSILFNISDNLSRVKSTHELYEKVATMACSLTETRQACFWVANHEARKLILMGAAGAYPAVWNEIALDGEDVCAKVARDGMPVMITGESFMHTQKSAANTAVGDRIIVPFTIRNEVFGVLSVAQSRSGKILGEEAIFLLHLLAERASLTVENLLLYESVALNLHATLKALVRSLEAKDPYTKEHSRRVTDLSLKLASHLGCTPVEMDSLRFAAHLHDIGKIGIMDQILLKKGRLTKEEYEIIKSHPLIGEEIVGHLGIMPVEKAIIRNHHERWDGNGYPDGLSGNDIPYLARILAVADSFDAITSDRPYRKAKTAAFGLAELKQNKGTQFDPLIIDAFEDFMNGGVECTGRVHDDDEDKR, from the coding sequence ATGGCCGACATCAACTTTGTTACGCCGAAGCTTGCCTATGCCGAAAAAGGACCCGACCGGTCCGAACAATTCCGTATAATGGTCGTAGACGACGAGCAGGCTGTAAGGGAGGCTATAGCCCAATATTTTACAGGGCTTGACGGGTTTGATGTCATAGACGCCTCAAACGCCTTCGACGCCCTTATGCTTCTACACAACCTTGAAAGGGTCGATTGCATAATCTCGGATATAAATATGCCCGGCATGGACGGTCTGGAGTTCATACGCCGCGTCAAAGAAAAGGACCGAACAATTATAGCAATCGTCATCACAGGGCTGCCTTCGATGAATTTGATAATAGATGCCATGCGTGCAGGCGCCTCTGATTTCATTGCAAAACCGTTCAAGTTTAACCAGCTTCAGGTGATTATGGAACGGGCCATGCGCGAACGAAAGATACTGATCGAAAACCTCTTTTTAACAGAGGAACTGAAGGCCAAAAAGGTTATTGAGGAGATAAACAGCCGACTTGAAAAGAAAATAAAGGAGCAGTCCATACTCTTTAACATCAGCGATAATTTGAGTAGGGTGAAGAGTACCCATGAACTATACGAAAAGGTGGCGACAATGGCATGTTCCCTTACCGAGACCAGGCAGGCGTGTTTCTGGGTGGCAAATCATGAGGCCAGGAAGCTGATACTGATGGGCGCAGCAGGGGCATATCCGGCCGTATGGAACGAGATAGCGTTGGACGGAGAAGACGTCTGTGCAAAGGTAGCAAGGGATGGGATGCCGGTGATGATCACAGGCGAGTCCTTCATGCATACACAAAAATCTGCTGCAAATACCGCTGTCGGTGATCGCATAATCGTACCGTTCACCATCAGGAACGAGGTATTCGGCGTCTTGTCGGTCGCCCAATCCCGAAGCGGCAAAATACTGGGCGAAGAGGCCATTTTTCTCCTCCACCTCTTAGCCGAACGGGCGAGCCTCACTGTGGAAAACCTCCTGCTCTACGAGAGCGTCGCGCTGAATCTGCACGCAACGCTCAAGGCCTTAGTGAGGTCGCTTGAGGCAAAAGATCCCTACACAAAGGAGCATTCAAGGCGGGTGACAGACCTCTCGTTGAAACTGGCATCGCATCTAGGCTGTACACCTGTCGAGATGGATTCCCTGAGATTCGCAGCCCACTTGCATGACATCGGCAAGATCGGCATAATGGATCAGATATTGCTTAAAAAGGGTAGGCTCACGAAAGAAGAGTATGAAATAATCAAATCGCACCCCTTGATCGGCGAAGAGATAGTCGGACACCTCGGCATCATGCCGGTCGAAAAGGCGATAATAAGAAATCACCACGAGAGGTGGGATGGCAATGGATATCCCGATGGACTTAGCGGTAACGACATACCCTATCTTGCCCGGATCCTGGCGGTGGCAGACAGTTTCGACGCCATAACCTCGGATCGCCCATATCGAAAGGCAAAGACGGCCGCATTCGGCCTTGCTGAGCTAAAACAAAACAAAGGGACCCAATTCGATCCGCTAATAATCGACGCCTTTGAAGATTTTATGAACGGCGGGGTCGAATGTACAGGCCGCGTCCATGATGACGATGAAGATAAAAGATAG
- a CDS encoding response regulator, whose translation MEVLKTAKMLYPDILVIIMTGYASIETAIEAVKQGAYDYIRKPFRLEEMQISVDNACEKIRLRRENQLLQMGLEDAKKTKRIEDAGEKAPNRDPDPHVNIFAPEWAPPLTYVENLSGKEALQEIERLAALLKEGLIDKDEFKALKKGLLKWL comes from the coding sequence ATGGAGGTATTAAAAACCGCCAAGATGCTCTATCCAGATATCCTTGTGATAATCATGACAGGCTACGCCTCCATCGAAACCGCTATAGAGGCTGTAAAGCAAGGGGCGTATGACTATATCAGGAAGCCATTCAGGCTCGAAGAAATGCAGATCAGCGTTGACAATGCATGCGAAAAGATTAGGCTCAGGCGCGAAAATCAACTCCTGCAAATGGGTCTGGAAGACGCAAAAAAGACAAAAAGGATCGAAGATGCCGGGGAAAAAGCCCCTAACCGGGACCCCGATCCGCATGTAAATATCTTTGCACCTGAGTGGGCCCCACCCCTGACTTATGTTGAAAATTTATCGGGCAAGGAGGCGCTCCAGGAGATCGAGAGGCTTGCAGCCCTCTTGAAGGAAGGTCTTATCGACAAAGATGAATTCAAGGCCCTCAAAAAAGGACTACTCAAATGGCTCTAA
- a CDS encoding DUF6178 family protein — protein sequence MNYLPLEPLRLLEMPVDKAEALFNRLPLKDQATMVLGVPWERRQDLILMSKNARDLVRGMPAEELFWTIKAVGPQDALQIVDMAAPSQLQFIFDFDWWRKDNLVPEKIIAWLILLFEAGEETPGAWIRWISKQDETLLPLILRRFVQIQKRSDDLDLQEARDVLPAFTLDDVYFIAFKRDELAPLMSRFLNEIIAGSEGLYRDVMETILWETDAEGLETAFRLRNARLSDLGILDYYSSLDIYAPITQDQVRKIDDVGCDILGSNAEEDLMPAFIPTLYMGDYPALREAVMGIAGSQAMERIIFEWVGAANKILMAENVDLDDLEAQRKTLLSVAAALNLAIELLAAGEKGAHPVDILRECVLEDLVRLANTKIRALRSRVRRMMDEGLISREFLHLPDSWEYLLEGLVVTPRPRFWDPDVGDYVDFQGIAQVKQAEDRLNEIETWGLLMARIEPHWGVWRDTLSFKHTNFRQFRELTWQQALLTALANKALGGELVIRPVRGKDLMRLRDIWFGSGWKGEGAVPSGAVVIEEAMSAVRPLAVKSGVEIDTLHRMIVGMLNGFYDEIKGLVPDAEIDGRFIAAVWTEIGPDAGDQ from the coding sequence TTGAACTATCTACCCCTTGAACCTCTTAGACTTCTCGAAATGCCCGTAGACAAGGCCGAGGCGCTTTTCAACCGGCTCCCGCTTAAGGATCAGGCGACAATGGTCCTTGGGGTGCCGTGGGAAAGGCGCCAGGACCTCATTCTGATGTCAAAAAATGCGCGGGATCTCGTGCGAGGAATGCCTGCCGAGGAACTTTTTTGGACCATCAAGGCCGTTGGGCCGCAGGATGCGCTTCAGATCGTAGATATGGCGGCGCCCTCACAGCTACAATTCATCTTTGATTTTGATTGGTGGCGCAAGGACAACCTTGTGCCTGAAAAGATCATAGCCTGGCTCATACTTCTCTTCGAGGCCGGGGAGGAGACACCTGGGGCGTGGATACGCTGGATCTCGAAACAGGACGAGACGCTCCTGCCCCTGATCCTGCGGCGTTTTGTACAGATACAGAAGCGCTCTGACGACCTTGACCTTCAGGAGGCGCGGGATGTGCTCCCTGCCTTTACCCTGGATGACGTATATTTCATCGCCTTTAAAAGAGATGAGTTAGCACCGCTTATGAGCCGTTTCTTGAACGAGATTATAGCTGGATCCGAGGGCCTTTACAGGGATGTGATGGAGACCATCCTGTGGGAGACCGACGCAGAGGGCCTTGAGACCGCTTTTCGGTTGAGAAACGCCAGGCTCAGTGACTTAGGCATACTAGATTATTACAGTTCCTTGGATATCTATGCCCCCATAACCCAGGATCAGGTAAGAAAGATAGACGACGTCGGATGTGACATCCTGGGTTCGAACGCAGAAGAAGATCTGATGCCGGCGTTCATTCCGACGCTCTATATGGGGGATTATCCAGCCCTCCGCGAGGCAGTAATGGGAATCGCAGGTTCGCAGGCCATGGAGAGGATTATATTTGAATGGGTTGGCGCTGCCAACAAGATCTTGATGGCAGAGAATGTCGATCTGGACGATCTTGAGGCGCAGAGGAAGACGCTTCTGAGTGTAGCCGCCGCCCTGAATCTTGCGATCGAGTTGCTTGCAGCTGGGGAAAAAGGGGCCCATCCTGTTGATATTCTAAGGGAGTGTGTACTTGAAGACCTGGTTCGTCTTGCAAATACAAAGATTAGGGCATTGAGATCGAGGGTCAGGCGTATGATGGATGAGGGTCTCATCTCGAGGGAGTTCCTCCACCTGCCTGATTCATGGGAATATCTCTTGGAAGGTCTTGTCGTGACGCCGAGGCCGAGGTTTTGGGACCCCGATGTCGGCGACTATGTCGATTTTCAGGGCATTGCACAGGTCAAGCAGGCTGAAGATCGGTTGAATGAGATAGAGACCTGGGGCCTCTTGATGGCAAGGATTGAGCCGCACTGGGGCGTATGGCGTGACACCCTCTCATTCAAACACACCAATTTCAGGCAATTCAGGGAGTTGACCTGGCAGCAGGCCCTGCTTACGGCCTTGGCCAACAAGGCCCTTGGAGGTGAGCTTGTCATAAGACCGGTTAGGGGAAAAGACCTCATGCGCTTAAGAGACATCTGGTTCGGGTCAGGGTGGAAGGGCGAAGGCGCGGTCCCGTCTGGTGCGGTTGTGATTGAGGAGGCCATGTCGGCCGTAAGACCGTTGGCCGTCAAGTCCGGTGTTGAAATCGACACCCTTCACCGGATGATAGTTGGGATGTTGAACGGTTTTTACGACGAGATAAAGGGGCTTGTCCCTGACGCAGAGATAGACGGCAGGTTCATCGCCGCCGTGTGGACAGAGATCGGGCCGGACGCAGGGGATCAGTAG
- a CDS encoding pilus assembly protein PilX gives MKILENEKGVALITAMLLAVIGLLMIGGLLVMVQSGIWSSGSQKRYQTALEASYGILDIMTKDVIPRAISNTAGASLSSLGNYGGLLNAQASDACFTAKLTTLNTGTNWNTCGLGNLLNPTTNPDLAFRFQFPASQPDITVFAKIVDTVPGNSSQSDVQLEGEGVATSGGGVVVPQHLPYMYRIEIQGQNAVNPRENAQLSVLYAY, from the coding sequence ATGAAGATATTGGAAAACGAAAAGGGCGTGGCACTGATCACTGCCATGCTGCTTGCAGTAATAGGGCTCCTGATGATCGGGGGTCTGCTCGTGATGGTGCAGAGCGGCATTTGGTCTAGCGGCTCTCAAAAACGCTATCAGACCGCACTCGAGGCCTCTTACGGCATCCTCGACATAATGACCAAAGACGTCATACCAAGGGCTATTAGCAACACAGCTGGCGCCTCTTTGAGTTCATTGGGGAATTACGGCGGCCTGCTGAACGCCCAGGCCTCCGATGCATGTTTTACCGCTAAATTGACCACATTGAATACAGGCACCAATTGGAACACCTGCGGGCTCGGCAATTTGTTAAACCCCACAACAAACCCTGATCTGGCCTTTCGTTTCCAATTCCCGGCATCTCAGCCAGACATCACCGTATTTGCCAAGATAGTCGACACGGTCCCTGGCAACAGCTCCCAATCAGATGTACAGCTCGAAGGGGAAGGAGTGGCAACCTCAGGCGGAGGCGTTGTCGTTCCCCAGCACCTTCCATACATGTACCGTATCGAGATACAGGGCCAAAATGCAGTAAATCCCCGCGAAAACGCACAGCTGTCCGTGCTTTACGCCTACTGA
- a CDS encoding prepilin-type N-terminal cleavage/methylation domain-containing protein gives MKKTILKPDIFSQLGFSLIELMVYMAILGIIMAAITNTFTKLIGHTEQQSGIAETKLESSIGLDILRNDIEHAGYGLPWSFQNPSAQDPAVINYSEAATNPAVAYNDAPNGIPRAVVSGDNVGLNNSDYLVIKSTIVGQSNTAQRWTYVVRDTANNVTVHTWGVDDLTDSDKVIVIRPDAGNGSYRQLVMNGGAFWTNFSTAPFSPAFSPQNPGEYIIYGVGHDNNLRMPFNRADYFISNANVPAHCAPNTGVLEKATINQADGGQTFLPLMDCVADFQVAYRLDTNGDGVVDTITGANGLNGLTAEQIRDQLKEVRVYVLSHEGNMDRNYTYPNSKVIVGDGATTGHEFDLAATIGGNWQNYRWKVYTLSVKPENLR, from the coding sequence ATGAAAAAGACTATTTTAAAACCAGATATTTTTTCTCAATTAGGCTTTTCTTTGATAGAGCTGATGGTCTATATGGCCATACTGGGCATAATCATGGCCGCAATCACCAACACCTTTACAAAATTGATTGGGCATACCGAACAACAATCCGGCATAGCCGAGACAAAACTGGAGTCCTCTATAGGGCTTGATATATTGCGAAACGACATCGAACATGCGGGTTACGGCCTCCCGTGGTCATTTCAAAACCCGTCGGCGCAGGACCCAGCGGTCATCAACTATTCCGAAGCGGCGACAAACCCTGCGGTAGCCTATAACGACGCACCGAATGGAATTCCAAGGGCGGTGGTGAGCGGCGACAACGTAGGCCTGAACAATTCTGATTACCTGGTCATCAAATCGACCATAGTTGGTCAGAGCAATACCGCCCAGCGATGGACTTACGTCGTGCGCGACACCGCCAACAACGTCACGGTTCATACATGGGGAGTCGATGACCTGACTGACAGTGACAAGGTAATCGTCATAAGGCCCGATGCGGGCAACGGGTCATACCGGCAGCTTGTGATGAATGGAGGGGCGTTTTGGACCAACTTCTCTACAGCCCCCTTTTCGCCTGCATTTTCGCCTCAAAATCCAGGCGAGTATATTATCTATGGGGTCGGTCACGATAACAACCTCAGGATGCCGTTCAACAGGGCCGATTACTTCATAAGCAACGCCAATGTCCCTGCCCACTGCGCCCCCAATACGGGCGTCCTTGAAAAGGCCACGATCAATCAGGCTGATGGAGGCCAAACCTTTCTCCCGCTCATGGACTGTGTAGCGGATTTTCAGGTGGCGTACCGCCTCGACACCAATGGAGACGGCGTCGTTGATACCATAACGGGTGCAAATGGCCTGAACGGCCTGACCGCCGAACAGATCAGAGATCAGCTTAAAGAGGTAAGGGTTTATGTCCTGTCCCATGAGGGCAATATGGACAGGAATTATACCTACCCAAACAGCAAGGTCATCGTAGGCGATGGTGCCACGACTGGCCATGAATTCGACCTTGCCGCTACCATAGGCGGCAACTGGCAAAACTACCGATGGAAGGTCTATACGTTGTCAGTCAAGCCCGAAAATCTGAGGTAA
- a CDS encoding type IV pilus modification PilV family protein, whose product MQLIARQDKGFSLVELMIAMFIFMIAMLGILAGLNSAIANNKTNVLRDEAINVAEEEMNRLKDLPFASLAATAPNWTNPVSVVRNIRSGQINYNTSDRVTDITTDIKRIDVQVTWSDKGINYQHTISSIIVNDI is encoded by the coding sequence ATGCAACTAATTGCCAGGCAAGATAAAGGATTTTCACTGGTTGAGCTGATGATCGCCATGTTTATCTTCATGATCGCCATGCTCGGGATCCTTGCCGGCCTCAATTCAGCCATTGCGAACAACAAAACCAATGTGCTCAGGGATGAGGCGATAAATGTCGCCGAGGAAGAGATGAACAGGCTTAAGGACCTTCCATTTGCCTCATTGGCGGCGACGGCACCGAATTGGACCAATCCAGTATCCGTCGTCAGAAATATAAGAAGCGGGCAAATAAATTACAATACAAGCGACAGAGTGACAGATATTACAACAGACATAAAAAGAATAGATGTACAGGTAACATGGAGTGATAAGGGCATCAACTATCAACATACAATAAGCTCTATTATAGTAAATGACATCTGA
- a CDS encoding GspH/FimT family pseudopilin, with amino-acid sequence MRGRKGFTLIELMVVIAIMAILASIAVMGFNQWNERYTIERYTKESYAALMRARNDAMKQNINYIVNLTPNTMIIGPDADGDGNIDAGVATTTIQYANFPITYAANTMTFDRRGLLTIPPGQNQTICIFSQQNPAYNCIIISQTRINMGKINWGVACNATNCQAR; translated from the coding sequence ATGAGAGGACGGAAAGGCTTTACATTGATCGAGCTAATGGTGGTGATAGCGATAATGGCTATCCTGGCGAGCATCGCAGTCATGGGCTTCAATCAATGGAATGAACGCTATACAATAGAACGCTATACCAAAGAAAGCTATGCTGCCTTGATGAGGGCAAGAAACGACGCAATGAAACAAAACATAAATTATATAGTGAATCTAACTCCTAATACAATGATCATAGGACCTGACGCTGACGGAGACGGAAATATAGACGCAGGAGTTGCAACAACCACAATACAATATGCTAATTTCCCAATAACTTATGCTGCAAATACCATGACATTCGATAGGCGTGGACTACTTACAATACCGCCAGGCCAAAATCAGACAATCTGTATATTTTCACAACAAAATCCTGCATATAACTGCATCATCATAAGTCAAACAAGGATCAATATGGGAAAGATAAATTGGGGGGTCGCTTGCAATGCAACTAATTGCCAGGCAAGATAA